One stretch of Methyloversatilis sp. RAC08 DNA includes these proteins:
- a CDS encoding AmpG family muropeptide MFS transporter: protein MLFLGFSAGLPLILVLGSLSYWLREAGIDRSTIGYFSWIGLAYAFKWMWSPLVDRLPLPLLTGLLGRRRSWLLASQLTIALALLGMAATDPAQNLSRMAYCALAVAFASATQDIALDAYRIEAVEQRLQGAMAATYQGGYRIAMIVASAGVLWLAASVDATELVYEHAPWRFAYLVMAASMSVGVVTTLLIREPEVVVSAETVQREARARDWLMREGLHGPLLRLAAWLHGAALSPLLDFIRRYRWQAVLLLALIGTYRISDVVMGIMANAFYVDMGYTKDEVATVAKVYGVGMTIAGAVIGGVLTARIGVMKTLFLGALLSSVTNLLFVWLAGRGHDVSGLIFAISADNLSAGIASSAFVAYLSGLTNVAYSATQYALFSSLMLLLPKFIAGFSGVVVDARGYEFFFTGTALLGVPVLALVWLAARAERSR from the coding sequence ATGCTGTTTCTCGGCTTTTCCGCCGGTCTGCCGCTGATTCTGGTGCTCGGCTCGCTGTCGTACTGGCTGCGCGAGGCGGGCATCGATCGCTCTACCATCGGCTATTTCAGCTGGATCGGTCTCGCCTACGCCTTCAAGTGGATGTGGTCGCCGCTGGTCGATCGCCTGCCACTGCCGCTGCTGACCGGACTGCTCGGTCGGCGCCGCAGCTGGCTGCTGGCGTCGCAGCTCACCATCGCGCTGGCGCTGCTCGGCATGGCCGCAACCGATCCGGCGCAGAACCTGAGCCGCATGGCGTACTGTGCGCTGGCGGTTGCCTTCGCCTCGGCGACGCAGGACATCGCGCTCGACGCCTACCGCATCGAGGCGGTCGAGCAGCGGTTGCAGGGCGCGATGGCAGCGACCTACCAGGGCGGCTACCGCATCGCGATGATCGTCGCCTCGGCCGGTGTGCTGTGGCTGGCGGCGTCGGTCGATGCGACCGAGCTGGTCTATGAGCACGCGCCCTGGCGCTTCGCCTACCTGGTGATGGCGGCCAGCATGTCGGTCGGCGTGGTGACCACGCTGCTGATCCGCGAACCCGAGGTGGTGGTGTCGGCCGAAACCGTGCAGCGCGAGGCGCGCGCCCGGGACTGGCTGATGCGCGAGGGCCTGCACGGCCCGCTGCTGCGGCTTGCTGCCTGGCTGCACGGTGCCGCACTGTCGCCACTGCTCGACTTCATCCGACGCTACCGCTGGCAGGCCGTGCTGCTGCTGGCGCTCATCGGCACCTACCGCATTTCCGACGTGGTCATGGGCATCATGGCCAACGCCTTCTATGTCGACATGGGCTACACGAAGGACGAGGTGGCGACGGTCGCCAAGGTGTACGGCGTGGGCATGACGATCGCCGGCGCGGTGATCGGCGGCGTGCTCACTGCCCGCATCGGTGTCATGAAGACGCTGTTTCTCGGTGCGCTGCTGTCGTCGGTCACCAATCTGCTGTTCGTCTGGCTGGCCGGTCGCGGCCACGACGTCAGCGGTCTCATCTTCGCGATCTCGGCCGACAACCTGTCGGCCGGCATCGCGTCGTCCGCCTTCGTCGCCTATCTGTCCGGGCTGACCAATGTGGCGTATTCGGCCACGCAGTACGCGCTGTTCAGTTCGCTGATGCTGCTGCTGCCCAAATTCATCGCCGGTTTTTCCGGCGTCGTGGTGGACGCACGCGGCTACGAGTTCTTCTTCACCGGCACCGCACTGCTCGGCGTGCCGGTGCTGGCGCTGGTCTGGCTGGCGGCGCGGGCGGAGCGGAGCAGGTAG
- a CDS encoding HDOD domain-containing protein, whose translation MSSHTAQELAQRTTELVTLPAIYHRVKQVFDDPEGSVLDLAKVVVADPGITMRVLRVVNSVFYGFPGKVETMSRAVSVLGMQQVHDIVLATTVTAVFSGMRPERMDVARFWRASAMRGLLARASAKSCGLLDAERLFVGGLLADIGHMVMYMHVPQLAEAALAECRASGAAPELIERDVIGCDYAAVGAELLRSWQLPTSFSTAIGAQIDPARGAPHEFEACLLHFARCAVGHDGELLDSARIVATVLPEAWSMTRLEPQAFEGACAEASSSMAAVMGLFFPEYA comes from the coding sequence ATGTCCTCCCATACCGCACAGGAACTGGCGCAGCGCACGACAGAACTGGTGACCCTGCCGGCCATCTACCATCGCGTGAAACAGGTGTTCGACGACCCGGAAGGTTCGGTACTCGACCTCGCGAAAGTGGTGGTGGCGGATCCCGGAATCACGATGCGCGTGCTGCGCGTCGTCAATAGCGTGTTCTACGGCTTTCCAGGCAAGGTCGAAACCATGTCGCGCGCGGTCAGCGTGCTCGGCATGCAGCAGGTGCACGACATCGTTCTGGCCACCACGGTGACCGCCGTCTTCTCCGGCATGCGCCCCGAGCGCATGGACGTCGCCCGCTTCTGGCGCGCGTCCGCGATGCGCGGGCTGCTGGCGCGCGCGTCCGCCAAGAGCTGTGGCCTGCTCGATGCCGAACGCCTGTTCGTCGGCGGCCTGCTGGCCGACATCGGCCACATGGTGATGTACATGCATGTTCCTCAACTGGCCGAGGCTGCGCTGGCGGAGTGCCGGGCGTCCGGCGCCGCGCCGGAATTGATCGAACGCGACGTCATCGGATGTGACTATGCCGCTGTTGGTGCCGAACTGCTGCGATCATGGCAATTGCCGACCAGCTTTTCGACCGCCATTGGCGCGCAGATAGACCCGGCACGCGGCGCGCCGCACGAGTTCGAAGCCTGCCTGCTGCATTTTGCGCGCTGCGCGGTCGGTCACGACGGCGAACTGCTCGATTCGGCGCGGATTGTGGCCACCGTGTTACCCGAGGCGTGGAGCATGACCCGGCTGGAACCGCAGGCTTTCGAAGGCGCATGCGCCGAAGCAAGCAGTTCTATGGCCGCGGTGATGGGGCTGTTCTTCCCGGAATACGCCTGA
- a CDS encoding YqjK family protein, translating into MRLALTRERLLERSRTLRSIAVEQSAALSPALRFGDTVREGVQWVRMHPEAIAAAAVGIFLLRPRRVWRWGLRLWGGWRLLQQLQHRLGSDSRRS; encoded by the coding sequence ATGCGCCTTGCTTTGACGCGCGAGCGGCTGCTGGAGCGCTCGCGCACGCTGCGCAGCATTGCGGTGGAACAATCGGCCGCGCTGTCGCCGGCATTGCGCTTTGGCGACACGGTGCGCGAAGGTGTGCAGTGGGTGCGGATGCATCCTGAAGCCATCGCCGCGGCAGCGGTAGGCATCTTCCTGCTGCGGCCGCGTCGCGTCTGGCGCTGGGGCCTGCGGCTGTGGGGGGGCTGGCGACTGCTGCAGCAGTTGCAGCACCGACTGGGTTCCGACAGCAGGCGATCATGA
- a CDS encoding phage holin family protein: MSEPQRPERLAVSLKGFFSSLIELVHVRLELVTVEARDEALRLTELLVYGALAIAFLTFGIAFLAVLLTVLLWDSHRLLALTLFSTLFITLGVLAAVVARARMAEGTRLFASSLDELKRDRDSLQP; encoded by the coding sequence ATGTCGGAACCGCAACGGCCCGAGCGTCTTGCCGTATCGCTGAAGGGGTTCTTCTCCAGCCTGATCGAACTTGTTCATGTCAGGCTGGAACTGGTCACGGTCGAGGCGCGCGATGAAGCGCTACGTCTGACCGAACTGCTGGTGTATGGCGCGCTGGCCATCGCCTTTCTCACCTTCGGCATCGCCTTTCTGGCGGTATTGTTGACGGTGCTTCTGTGGGACAGCCACCGCCTGCTGGCGCTGACGCTGTTTTCCACGCTGTTCATCACGCTCGGGGTGCTCGCGGCGGTCGTCGCGCGGGCACGCATGGCGGAGGGCACGCGCCTGTTCGCATCGTCGCTCGACGAACTGAAACGCGACCGCGATAGTCTGCAGCCATGA
- a CDS encoding DUF883 family protein, producing MSELIDQSTVTKQKLIADLKVVIADAEELLKVTANQAGEKVGELRVRMQENLTSARHKLADAEAALKEKSREVARVTDDYVHDHPWKAIGVAAGAGLLIGLLIGRR from the coding sequence ATGTCCGAACTCATCGATCAATCAACGGTAACCAAGCAAAAGCTGATTGCGGACCTGAAGGTGGTGATCGCAGACGCGGAAGAACTGCTGAAGGTCACGGCCAATCAGGCGGGCGAAAAAGTTGGCGAACTGCGCGTGCGCATGCAGGAAAACCTGACCTCCGCACGGCACAAGCTGGCCGACGCCGAAGCCGCGCTGAAGGAAAAGTCGCGCGAAGTGGCGCGCGTCACCGATGACTACGTGCATGATCACCCGTGGAAGGCGATCGGCGTTGCGGCCGGCGCCGGGCTGCTGATCGGGCTGCTGATCGGTCGTCGCTGA
- a CDS encoding SGNH/GDSL hydrolase family protein produces MKTSRAVLFALLTAPFALPLSASAYDRIYAFGDSLSDDGNLYSLTGNLYPPVPYFEGRLSNGITAVEYLADMLGAGLSNFAVAGARTGTPVGGGSDNFIDDDDSLFPPNFFNGTGVIAQVNGYLGASGGTASASDLYFIWAGPNDYFLLSEATPGSVDPQDYVTNAIGNLYTSVTTLYAAGAKNFLIPNLPNLGLVPELADDDPFISLVATQISLGHNAALADLLASLDAALPDASFFTADTFALTTAANADPQAFGFTNATDACVESVSCVDGNGAGYLFWDGVHITTAAHQQVAAAFASALAPVPEAQTWAMLLAGLGLISVAGGLRASRVPAHTGALREAT; encoded by the coding sequence ATGAAGACCAGCCGTGCCGTGTTGTTCGCCCTGCTGACCGCGCCGTTCGCGCTGCCGCTGTCCGCTTCGGCCTATGACCGCATCTATGCCTTCGGCGACAGCCTGTCGGATGACGGCAATCTCTACTCGCTGACCGGAAACCTCTATCCGCCCGTCCCGTACTTCGAAGGGCGGTTGTCGAATGGCATCACGGCGGTCGAGTATCTGGCCGACATGCTCGGCGCCGGACTGTCGAACTTTGCCGTGGCAGGCGCGCGAACCGGCACACCGGTCGGCGGTGGCTCGGACAACTTCATCGATGACGACGATTCGCTGTTCCCGCCGAATTTTTTCAACGGCACCGGCGTCATTGCGCAGGTCAATGGCTACCTGGGCGCCAGCGGCGGAACGGCCAGCGCGAGCGATCTGTACTTCATCTGGGCCGGCCCGAACGATTACTTCCTGCTGTCCGAAGCGACACCGGGATCGGTCGATCCGCAGGACTACGTGACAAACGCCATCGGCAATCTCTACACCTCGGTCACCACGTTGTATGCCGCAGGTGCAAAGAATTTCCTGATCCCGAACCTGCCCAATCTCGGTCTGGTGCCCGAGCTTGCCGATGACGATCCCTTCATTTCGCTGGTGGCGACGCAGATTTCGCTCGGGCACAACGCCGCCCTGGCCGATCTGCTGGCAAGTCTCGACGCTGCGCTGCCGGATGCGAGCTTCTTCACCGCCGATACTTTCGCGCTGACCACCGCGGCCAATGCCGATCCGCAGGCGTTCGGCTTCACGAACGCAACCGACGCCTGCGTCGAAAGCGTGTCCTGCGTCGATGGAAATGGTGCCGGATATCTGTTCTGGGACGGCGTGCATATCACCACGGCCGCTCACCAGCAGGTCGCTGCCGCGTTTGCGTCCGCACTCGCGCCGGTGCCTGAGGCACAGACCTGGGCCATGCTGCTGGCGGGTCTCGGCCTGATCAGCGTAGCCGGTGGCCTACGTGCTTCAAGGGTACCGGCCCACACGGGTGCGTTGCGCGAGGCAACTTAA
- a CDS encoding exodeoxyribonuclease III encodes MLRIVSLNLNGIRSATTKGVWPWLAGESPDVLAVQELKAQAADLDDTMRAPAALGGLPGHFHYALKKGYSGVGLYARRSPSRVITGFGEQEFDDEGRYVEADFGDLTVISLYLPSGSSAPERQQAKFRFLDAFVPHLAALRASGREIVICGDWNIAHREIDLKNWKGNLKNSGFLPEERAWMSTLLGQGGWVDVYRSLHPDATDDCYTWWSNRGQARANNVGWRIDYQIATPGIAAKACAARVFKDQRFSDHAPLIVDYDVSST; translated from the coding sequence ATGTTACGTATCGTGTCGCTCAACCTCAACGGTATCCGCTCGGCCACGACAAAGGGTGTGTGGCCCTGGCTGGCGGGCGAATCGCCCGACGTGCTGGCGGTGCAGGAACTCAAGGCGCAGGCGGCCGATCTCGATGACACGATGCGCGCGCCAGCCGCTCTCGGCGGCCTGCCCGGCCATTTCCACTACGCGCTGAAGAAGGGCTACAGCGGTGTGGGGCTGTACGCGCGGCGGTCACCCTCTCGCGTGATCACCGGTTTCGGCGAGCAGGAATTCGATGACGAAGGCCGCTACGTGGAAGCCGATTTCGGCGACCTGACGGTCATTTCGCTCTATCTGCCGTCCGGCTCCAGCGCACCGGAGCGGCAGCAGGCGAAATTCCGCTTCCTGGACGCGTTTGTGCCGCATCTGGCCGCGCTGCGCGCCAGCGGCCGCGAGATCGTCATCTGCGGCGACTGGAACATTGCGCATCGGGAAATCGACCTCAAGAACTGGAAGGGCAATCTGAAGAATTCAGGTTTCCTGCCCGAAGAGCGGGCGTGGATGAGCACACTGCTCGGGCAGGGCGGCTGGGTCGATGTGTATCGCAGCCTGCACCCCGACGCGACCGACGACTGCTACACCTGGTGGAGCAACCGCGGCCAGGCGCGCGCAAACAACGTCGGGTGGCGCATCGACTACCAGATCGCGACCCCGGGAATCGCGGCAAAGGCCTGCGCAGCAAGGGTCTTCAAGGATCAACGATTCAGTGATCATGCGCCGTTGATTGTCGACTACGATGTCAGTTCGACCTGA
- the pyrE gene encoding orotate phosphoribosyltransferase, which yields MQFACETGVLRFGSFTTKAGRQSPYFFNAGLFNSGASVLKLSEFYAETILNRAPAFDMLFGPAYKGIVLAAGAAMQMAQRGRDVPFAFNRKEAKDHGEGGTLIGAPLKGRVLIIDDVISAGTSVRESVELIRAAGAIPAGVAIALDRMERGSGALSAVQEVERSYGMPVVACASLDDLVGYLQLTPGMESNLAAVQAYRTQYGVGT from the coding sequence GTGCAGTTCGCCTGCGAAACCGGCGTGCTGCGCTTCGGCAGCTTCACCACCAAGGCGGGCCGCCAGTCACCGTACTTTTTCAACGCCGGTTTGTTCAACAGCGGCGCGTCGGTGCTAAAGCTTTCCGAGTTCTATGCCGAAACCATCCTGAACCGTGCGCCTGCGTTCGACATGCTGTTCGGACCGGCCTACAAGGGCATCGTGCTGGCCGCCGGTGCGGCGATGCAGATGGCGCAACGCGGTCGCGACGTGCCATTCGCGTTCAACCGCAAGGAAGCGAAGGACCACGGCGAAGGCGGCACGTTGATCGGCGCGCCACTCAAGGGTCGCGTGCTGATCATTGATGACGTGATCAGCGCCGGTACGTCGGTGCGCGAGTCGGTCGAACTGATCCGTGCCGCCGGCGCGATCCCGGCCGGCGTCGCCATCGCGCTCGACCGGATGGAGCGCGGCAGCGGGGCGTTGTCAGCGGTTCAGGAAGTGGAACGTTCATACGGCATGCCGGTGGTGGCCTGCGCCAGTCTCGATGATCTGGTGGGCTATCTGCAGCTCACCCCCGGCATGGAGAGCAATCTGGCGGCGGTACAGGCGTACCGCACGCAATACGGAGTCGGCACCTGA
- a CDS encoding YifB family Mg chelatase-like AAA ATPase: MSLAILRSRALAGLHAPEVAVEVHVANGLPAFSLVGLLDAEVREARDRVRAAILCSGFEFPARRITVNLAPADLPKESGRFDLPIALGILIASGALAAPTLDRHEFAGELSLTGALRPVRGALPMALGARDAGRCFVLPAESAAEAVTVAGVDVRAARSLLDVCAHLCGREALPRASAPAQRAAPVWPDLADVRGQLQARRALEIAAAGNHSLLLSGPPGTGKSMLAARLPGLLPDLEEAEALETAAVLSGAGLFDAARLTHRPFRAPHHSASAAALVGGGAVPRPGEISLAHHGVLFLDELPEFDRRVLEALREPLETGHVTIARAAHRARFPARFQLVAAMNPCPCGYLGHPSAHCRCTPEQVARYRSRLSGPLLDRIDLLVTVAPLAEHELRTGPGEATAVVRARVLAARSRQLARQARPNQSLEAADIDLHCMLSDPARTLLGQAMTTLNLSARAYHRCLKVARTIADLAGMDCIAPAHVAEAIQYRRALDVPAR; encoded by the coding sequence ATGTCACTCGCCATCCTGCGCAGCCGTGCGCTGGCCGGCCTGCACGCACCGGAGGTGGCGGTCGAAGTGCACGTCGCAAACGGGTTGCCCGCGTTCTCGCTGGTCGGTCTGCTCGATGCGGAAGTGCGCGAAGCGCGCGACCGCGTGCGTGCGGCCATACTCTGTTCAGGCTTTGAATTTCCGGCCCGGCGCATCACCGTCAATCTGGCGCCGGCCGACCTGCCGAAGGAATCCGGCCGATTCGACCTGCCGATCGCGCTCGGCATCCTGATCGCGTCCGGTGCGCTCGCCGCGCCCACGCTCGACCGCCACGAGTTTGCCGGCGAACTGTCGCTGACCGGCGCGCTGCGCCCGGTGCGCGGCGCGCTGCCGATGGCCCTTGGCGCGCGCGACGCCGGTCGCTGCTTCGTGCTGCCGGCGGAATCGGCAGCCGAGGCGGTCACGGTGGCCGGCGTCGATGTGCGTGCCGCCCGCTCGCTGCTCGACGTGTGCGCCCACCTGTGCGGTCGCGAGGCGCTGCCCCGCGCGAGTGCGCCGGCGCAGCGCGCAGCACCGGTCTGGCCGGATCTGGCCGATGTGCGGGGCCAGCTGCAGGCCCGCCGAGCGCTGGAAATCGCCGCTGCGGGCAATCATTCGCTGTTGCTGAGCGGCCCGCCCGGCACCGGCAAGTCGATGCTGGCGGCACGTCTTCCCGGCCTGCTGCCCGATCTTGAAGAGGCCGAGGCGCTCGAAACAGCGGCCGTGCTGTCCGGCGCCGGCCTGTTCGATGCCGCCCGCCTGACGCACCGGCCGTTCCGCGCGCCGCACCATTCGGCCAGCGCGGCTGCACTGGTGGGTGGCGGTGCGGTACCGCGACCGGGCGAGATTTCGCTGGCGCACCACGGCGTGCTGTTTCTCGACGAACTGCCTGAGTTCGACCGCCGCGTGCTCGAAGCGCTGCGCGAGCCGCTGGAAACCGGCCATGTGACGATTGCCCGCGCCGCCCACCGGGCACGGTTTCCGGCCCGTTTTCAGCTGGTCGCGGCGATGAATCCGTGCCCGTGTGGCTATCTGGGTCATCCGTCGGCGCACTGTCGCTGCACACCCGAACAGGTGGCGCGTTACCGCAGCCGCCTGTCGGGTCCGCTGCTCGACCGCATCGACCTGCTGGTGACCGTTGCACCGCTGGCCGAGCACGAATTGCGCACCGGGCCCGGCGAAGCGACAGCGGTGGTGCGGGCGCGTGTGCTGGCTGCACGCAGCCGGCAGCTTGCGCGTCAGGCGCGGCCGAACCAGTCGCTGGAGGCGGCCGACATCGATCTGCACTGCATGCTCAGCGATCCGGCGCGCACGCTGCTCGGTCAGGCGATGACGACGCTGAACCTGTCGGCGCGCGCCTATCACCGTTGTCTCAAGGTGGCGCGGACGATCGCTGATCTGGCCGGGATGGATTGCATCGCCCCGGCGCATGTGGCCGAAGCGATCCAGTACCGGCGCGCGCTCGACGTGCCGGCAAGATAG
- a CDS encoding RidA family protein encodes MTRRLIDSGSTFEAQAAYSRAVVDGDWIFVSGTTGFDYASMTIADDLVAQTEQCFRNIEGALAQAGATLADVVRVTYIVPDAASFPQCWPVLRSHFGDVRPAATMLSAGLADPRMKIEIEVTARRRSGPND; translated from the coding sequence ATGACGCGCCGATTGATCGATTCGGGTTCCACTTTCGAGGCGCAGGCGGCCTACTCGCGCGCCGTGGTCGACGGTGACTGGATCTTCGTGTCCGGTACCACCGGTTTCGACTATGCGTCGATGACGATCGCCGACGATCTCGTCGCGCAGACCGAACAGTGCTTCCGCAACATCGAAGGCGCGCTTGCGCAGGCCGGTGCGACGCTGGCGGACGTCGTGCGCGTGACCTACATCGTGCCCGATGCAGCGTCGTTTCCGCAGTGCTGGCCGGTGCTGCGCAGCCACTTCGGAGACGTACGGCCGGCCGCCACCATGCTGTCCGCCGGTCTGGCCGATCCGCGCATGAAGATCGAGATCGAAGTGACGGCCCGGCGTCGAAGTGGCCCGAACGATTGA
- a CDS encoding YidH family protein, producing MSDLKDPRVLFAAERTLLAWSRTSLALIAFGFVVERAGILIRLVSPAQHGAGLSGASLWFGLAFIALGAAVAAWSSRQYLRLLGTLTPAEFPPGYGARWGAWVNLVVAALGAGLAVMLYRAA from the coding sequence GTGTCTGACCTGAAGGACCCGCGCGTGCTGTTTGCCGCCGAGCGCACGCTGCTGGCTTGGAGCCGCACCAGTCTGGCGCTGATCGCCTTCGGTTTCGTCGTCGAACGCGCCGGCATCCTGATCCGGCTGGTGTCGCCGGCACAGCATGGAGCCGGACTGTCCGGCGCATCGCTGTGGTTCGGGCTGGCGTTCATCGCGCTTGGCGCAGCGGTGGCTGCATGGTCTTCGCGGCAATACCTGCGCCTGCTCGGCACGCTGACGCCGGCCGAATTTCCGCCCGGCTACGGCGCCCGCTGGGGCGCCTGGGTCAATCTGGTCGTGGCGGCGCTGGGCGCCGGGTTGGCGGTCATGCTGTACCGGGCTGCCTGA